The following is a genomic window from Acetomicrobium sp. S15 = DSM 107314.
ACCTTAAAATAGACCGTGTTAGATTCAATCCGACTAAAAGGCCTTCGTCTTTCGCTTATATTGTATGACCTTTTCCGTCACGGTGTCGACGGACTCTTTGACCACGTAACGATGGCCGTTGACGAGCGTGATCACCGTGTCAGGACTCGCCGCTATCGTCTCTATGAGTTCGGCATTCAGAACGAACGCTTCGCCGTTAAGGCGGGTCAACTCGATCATTTACTCCCCTTCTTACCGCTTTATGTTCATCAGTTCCTCCAACACCTGGTCGCTCGTCGTGATCACGCGGGCGTTCGCCTGGAAACCGCGCTGCGCCATGATCAAATTCACGAACTCTTCGGTGAGGTCGACATTCGCCATTTCGAGCGTGCCGCCGAGGATGCTGCCTGCGCCGCCCTCCTGAGGGTTTACGATCTCCGGAAGGCCCGAGTTGGGGCTAACCGAAAACAACGTCTCCCCCTTCTTGACAAGCCCTTGAGGGTTGGCAAAAAGCGCTACTGGGAGGCTATAAAGCGTTTTATTTCTGCCGTTGCTATACGAGCCTACGATCGTGCCGTCTTGCCCTACGGAGAAATCCTGGAGGACGCCCATGGGATAGCCGTCTTGATAGTATGCCTTGGTGGTGAATCCGGAACCGTACTGCGTCACGCCGTCAACGAGGTCTTTCCCCAACGACTCTCCGGAAAAGTCCAATTTGATGGTGGACACATCGGCGCCATAGGCGCCGAAATCCACATTCATGGAAACCGTCCCCCCGCCTGAAACCTTGCCATCGGGACCGAAGCTGATCACGCCGGAAGAACCGCTCAAACCCGGTTCATTTGGGAAATAAGCCATCCACGACCACTGATTCGGCCCTATCTTGCTCCACTTGACCTCGAGGGTGTGGGGATTGCCGAGAGAATCATATATGTCAAGCTTGGCGGAATGAGTGCTGTCGAGCTGCTGCGAAAGGGTCAGCAGGATTTGCTCGCTCGTGGGCTGAGAGGGGTCTTCAAAGGTGATGGCGTAACCGCCACTTGAGACTGAAGGAGAAAAACTAAAATAGAAGGGGTTAGTAGTATCATTTGGATCGTCGCTGTGGGGATTCAAAGCTATGCTTTCAAACTTACCCTCTTCGTCCATCGTGACATCGTAATAATAGTGCACTAAATTAGTCCCGTCATAACCCCACAGGTGAAGCACATCGCCGGGAGGATCGAACTCCGCTATAAAATTAAACGAAGTTTCATTATTGTCTTTAGCCGCAAAGGTCGCGAAGTTAAAATAGTTGCTCAAGTCGGCCTGCCACACCACGTTATTGTCACTATTGGTTATCGTCAAGAGGTTGTCCGCCCCCATGAAAGTAACGGTATAATTAGCTCCACCGATGGTAATGGTCATCGGCGTAGTATCGGCGAAGACTGGCCCGTCGCTATCGACCCCGATTAATTCTATCGGAAGGCTAAAGGGCAGGGGTGAGTCTGTCTCAAATGTGACGTTTATAAAACCAGCCTCGGTGTCTCCTTCGGCAAAGGATATGTGCACCTCTTGGCCGTTTATGACGGGATTGAAGGTGATGTTTTCTCCCTCAAAGCCGAAGGGTAGGTAGGAGCCCACGCGGCTGTCGAGATTGCAGCGAAATCCCACCAGCGTGGTGGCCATGGCCTCGAGCTTCTGCCCCACGGGTATATTTATGCCCTGAAGGTCCGTCCCCGCTATATATCGCGTCGGGTCGTTGGGATCCACTTCCATCTTATACCCCATGAGCTGAAGGCCCGTCCCCGACTGAACCATGTTACCGCTGCCGTCCAGGACAAAGTTGCCCGCCCTCGTGTAAAACGTCCCCTCGCCGCTTCCCACGATGAAATAGCCGTCGCCTTGAATCGCGAGGTCCGTGCGATTCCCCGTATATTGAGGCGGACCTTGGGTTTGAATCGTCTCGATGGCGGCGACGCTTACGCCGAGCCCTATCTGCATGGGGTTGGTACCGCCCATGTTGTCGGCGGGGGCCGTGGCTCCGCGCATATTTTGGTAGAGCAGATCCTGGAACGTGACGCGCGACTTCTTAAAGCCGACGGAGTTGACGTTGCTGATATTATTTCCCACGACGTCGAGCATCGTCTGGTGACCTTTGACGCCGCTTACGCCCGACTGGAGCGAACGCAGCATAATAACCCCTCCCTCATTTCAACAAGATTTCTCAAACGTGCATGCCCTTTAAGAGATCGAAAGAATGGCCCCAAGCGGAATCCTTTCCCCCGAAGCGAGCTCTAACATCATATTGCCGTTGCCGAAGCGCACGGATAACACCCGGCTCGATATCTCCTCCCCGGTTTCGTCGAAAAAACTCACCGTCCGGCCCACCAACCCGCTGGAAGAAAGGAGGGAGAGCATCGTAAGGTTGTCCATTTGTTTCGAGATGTTCATCATCTGCTCGAGTTCGCTGAACTGCGCCATCTGAGCGATGAACTCCGTATCCTTCATGGGCTCCAGAGGGTCCTGGTTCGTCAACTGGGTTATCAGGATGCGCAAAAAGGAGTCTTTGTCGAGCTCGGTCTTGATCTCCCTCGACTGTGCAGTACCATACACCTCAGTGGTCGTGCCAATCCCGGTCACGGTCATAAGTCTTCACCTCCGCTCTTTAAGCGATCCAGCACAACAATCCTCTATCTAAGTCCAGCTGAAACACGGCACCTTCTACGCCATCTTCTCCGATATGCGGATCCGACGCCTTCTTCCGGCGTCTCTCTTCCGGCTGATCGCCGGACCCTCTGCCCATATCTCCCCCCTTAGCTTCGACCGCGACGTGGGCGAGGTTTATGCCGCTGGACTCGAGCGCGGTCTTCAGGCCTTCCATCTGCCCCCTAAGCGACGCGGCGAGTTCCTGGTTTTCGACCCTGATAAACGCCTCAAGGCCGTCTTTGGACAGTCCGAGGTCTATCTGGATCCTTCCCCACTCCGGAGGCTCCACCGCCACATAAGCCCTATCGATGTTGCCATGGTGTATGAAACGAATCGCGTGACCCAACCCGTTTCCCGTCGCTTCGGCTCCCTCCCCTTCAAGTTCCACAAAAAGCGGTAGAAAGGCTCCGTTTCGACCCAAACCGGTCGTTTCGCCGAGAGGCAAATGGCTGCGATTCGCAAGATTAGGGAACACTTCGGTAAAGCTCCTATTTACGTTTGCAAAATCAGGACGACTGTCGTTTGTCCTCGCCCCGAGCACTTCGACAGGCGCGTTTTTGTGAGCCTTGAAGGTCTCTTGAAAGGCCTTCGACGAAAGGTCTGCCCTTGCCTCGCCGAGTTTCTTTTCGAAAGGCTCGTGACGAGGAGTCAGTCCGGCCGATTCTTCGTCAGACGCAAAACTTCCACTCCTTTGAGGAGGGCTCTCTTGAGTCAATTCCTCTTTTTTAAGAGCAGCCCCTGCCGCAGATCCGACTTCAATGTCCGTTGCCACGCGGCCACCTGTAGAATCGCCGAGAAGTCCGGCTTTGTCTTTTGACCCTTCACCGCCGGGGACAAACACAGCCTTACCATTCCCGTCAGTTTCAACTTCATCAGTCTCGACAAACCCATCCTTTTTCAAACCCTCAGAGAGTTCGCTCACAAAGAGGATGTCTTTTGTGTCGTTGGAATTTACTGCTGCATCTTTAAAAAGGAGCGGGGCGGGCTCTTGAGCTCTCTCGACAGGGATGCCATCGCAACGCTTTTCTGAAACGACCGCACCCCCATCGGCAAGAAGATGCGAAGCTAAAAAAGGCGCTCCTCCTTCGACCTGAAGAGATAACAGAGGATTTATATCGGTTTCTGCAACGTCTTCCTCGCATAACGTTTCGGGAGAGGGCGCCTCGCTGGTCCCTTCTGTCGATTCGGCACCGCCTGCCTCAGCCTCCACGCCGTGTGAGGAAAAAACTGGGGGTAAATTCCCGCTTAAGACCGCAAAGGATTGCGCTTGGGATGTATTTGCCTCATCCAAGCCCAACGCGCACTGAAGGATGGCTAAGAAAGAGGTCTCCTTGCGACTATCTCCGCCGAGCTGTCTTTTCGCCCCACTCTCGGAAGATATCCGGTCGGGCAAACTGAGCAAACCGATAAAGTTTAACATCCTTACCTCCCCATCGTCTCATGGGCCTTCCTTCACCAGCTGCTCCGTCAGCTCGGCCGCCTTGGCCGCATCCATGCGCCCAAGAAGTGAAGCCGCTTGATCCTGCGGCAATGCTTTGAGAACTCTCACCGCCAACTCTTTGGGAAGCCGCGTCAGGATTTCAGAGCCCCTCCGCGGGTTGATCTCCTGAAATATCTGAACGAGTTCCTCGAAAGAGCCGTCATTGCTTGAGGCTGTGCTTCCTTGGGATCCAGAAGCACGCTGCGCTGCCTCTTGAAGTGCAAGCTCTCTTTCCCTGAGTCTCGCCTCTCTCGCTGCGAGATCTTGAGAGGCAGCCTCGATGGCAGCTCTTTGCGCTTCGAGCTCTTTTAGCTTATCAATCACGCTCTTTTCGTATTCTTCGAGCTCGAGCCTGCGCCGCTCGACAGCGGTCAGGGCGTAGCGCTCCGGCACCGACAGCAGTTTTCCGAGACGTCCCCCCAAAACAGGAATGCGCGGCACCGTCGTATAAATTATCGGCCTCAAGTCCGCTACACCTGAGGCGTGAAGGCCAAAAAGCACACCTAAGACCAAAAGAAAAACCAACAACAAGCCAAACCAACGGCTTTTCCTTTTTTTCTTCAGAGGTCGCGGCGAAGCCTCTTTAGGTTCTTGTTCAGCTTGCCCTTCGACTTCGGCCAACGCCTAATCTACCTCCGACTTGGCACAGAGTGAAAGCACCTTTTTCACGTAGGCTTGCGTTTCACGAAATGGAGGGATCCCGCCATGCCTGTCCACGGCGCCGGGGCCGGCGTTGTAGGCGGCAAGAGCCTTTTCCACATCTCCATCATATCTGTCGATCAACTGGGCGAGATACTTGATGCCCCCCTCCAGGTTTTGTATGGGGTCAAAGGGATCGTCCACGCCCAAATGGCTCGCCGTAGCCGGCATAAGCTGCATCAATCCCAAGGCGCCTTTCGGAGACACGGCGCTGGGATTGCCGCCGGATTCCGCCACGATTACGCTGCGCACGAGGTTGGGATCTACGGCATATCGCTTCGCGAGCCCGTCGAGCGTCCTGCTTAAACCATCTTGGTGGTCGCGGCGGACGGCTTCCTCGGAAGGAGCAATGTCCTCCTCGGATTTCCTCAAAGCCTCAGAAAACGCGCGATCGCGCCGTTTATTTTGGAGCCGTTCACTTTGAGGCGCAAACCGCGCCTCTATCTCCTGTATTCTCGACACAACCCTGCAGAGATTCGACAGATCGGGCTTCATGGCCTTCCCTCCATCGCTTTTTTGCTTTGCGAGAAGCGCGAAAGGGCGACTTCGTCGAGATTTTTCTGCTCCTGCGAAAGTCCATCCCTAATTTGATCCTCTTCCATGCGAGACACGAGTTTATCCCACAGGCGAGCCTCCTTGTGCCGCTCGATCAAGCGCTCCTCCAGCGCGGCTATCAGCTTTTGAAGCGCCGAGAGGTTCTTTTTCATATCGGCCAATCGCCCTTGGGCCTCCTCTATTGCCTGCCTTTGAAGCCAAACTTCCTCCAGCGAAGACGACGCAGAGCAAAGCTCGGCAAACGCAATGACCGCCTTTTCTTTTTCGGCCTCAGCATCAGATATAGCGCAGAAGAGCTCCTGCAGTTGACGGCGATACCTTGCGAGCTCTTCTTGAGCGAGGACTTTTTCCTTCTCGCGCACGTCCCGCACTCGTCGAAAGCGATGGATCTTCATTTCCACTTGGGTATCATCTCCAGGGCAAAGTCATCCATTCATATGATCGGAATCTTTACTGCGGAGCGTTAGCTTCGGAGGGCCAGCTTGAGGAGAAGTTTTTTTGTCTCGTCGAAAGAGTAGCGGCCCTCCACCGGCTGTCTTAAAAAATTATTGATCTCGTCGATGCAGGAAATAGCCCAGTCCACTTTCGGGTTGCTCCCAGATCTATAAGCCCCTATCGTTATAAGGTCTTCGGCTTCTTCGTAGATCGCCAAAGCCTCGCGCACGCGGTTTGCAGCCTCGAGGTGTTCTTCTGACACGATGTTGGGCATGACGCGGCTCACGCTGCGCAACACATCAACAGCCGGATAGTGATTCTTCGCAGCGAGGCTTCTGGAAAGCACTATATGGCCATCCAATATGCTCCTTACGGTATCGGCCACCGGCTCGTTCATATCGTCACCTTCGACGAGGACCGTGTATATGCCGGTTATGCTCCCTCTCTCACCGGCTCCGGCCCTCTCGAGCAGTTTGGGGAGAAAGGCGAAGACAGAAGGGGTGTATCCTCTGGTGGCCGGCGGCTCCCCGATTGCCAAACCCACATCGCGCTGAGCCAAGGCGACGCGCGTGACCGAATCCATCAAAAGCAAGACATGGGCACCTCTGTCTCTGAAATATTCCGCAATGGCGGTAGAGGTAAGCGCCCCTTTGAGACGCAACAAAGGCGGTTGGTCTGACGTGGATACCACCACCACGGAACGCTTCAACCCCTCCACGCCCAAGTCTCTTTCTAAGAATTCGCGAACCTCCCTGCCGCGCTCCCCCACGAGGGCGATAACGTTGACGTCAACGGCGGCGTTGCGGGCCATCATGCCCAAGAGCGTGCTCTTCCCCACGCCCGAGCCGGAAAATATCCCTATCCGTTGCCCCCTGCCTATGCTCAAGAGACCATCTATAGATTTAACGCCGACGGGGAGCGGTTCTAAAACTGGCTGCCTTCGCAGCGGGTGGGGGGGGTGATTGTAAAGGGGGCAATAATTCGCCGCCATCACGGGGCCCTTGTCGTCTATAGGGCGCCCTAAGCCATCGAGCACCCTGCCCAACAGATGCGGCCCCACGCGGACCCCTAACGGCTTGCCCATCGCCACAACGTCACAGCCAGGCCCGACATTTTCGATCTCCCCCAACGGCATGAGCAACACGCGCTCCTCGCGGAAACCCACAACTTCGGCTTGAAGGGGGGTGGAGCGACGATCGCGGAAGCGCACCTCACAGAGGTCGCCGATCTGCACATCGGGGCCGCGTGACTCCATCACAATCCCTACCACTTTGGCGACCTTGCCGTTGACCTTGATCAGGTCGACCGCATCGAGGCGAGATTCTATCGCCTCCCACAAAACCTCAGGACCCATTGAAAGCTCGACCCTCCAGCAACACCTTATCCAATTCTTGGCTTATCTGCTCGAGCTGGGTTCTCCACCTGGCGTCGTAAACGCCCAAGTTGGTCTCGACCACACAGCTGCCCCTATCCACGTTGTCGTCGGGTATAAACTCGAGGTGCTTGACGCCCCTCAAAAGCTCGGCAAGTTCGTCGCTGTGAGACTCCGCGTAAGTCAGATCCGACGGGTTGAGATAAACCAGTATGCGCTCCTTATCGCTCGCGCGAGCCAGTATTTCCCTCAAGACCCTCAACACCACCCCTTCGTCCAGGGAGACCCCCTGGAAGAGCAAGCGCGACAGGATCTTTTCCCATAAGCGCACGAGCTTCGCCTCGTTGGCGATGAGCAGTACATCGAGAGATTTTTTCAGCTCCTCGTGTACCGATTCGAGCAAGCCCACCAGGGAAGAGATTTTCTTTATATTTTCCTCGCGAACCGCTTCTATAGCTTCAATCTTGCCCTGTTCGGCCCCTCGGCGATACCCCTCTTCATATCCCTCTCTGAGCGCCTTTTCTTTCAGTTTTTCCGCCTCTTGAGATATCTTGAGCGTCATATCCCGCCGCTCGGCTTCGAGCTTCTTCTTTTCCCCATCGAGTTCCGTCTTTAAGGCGGCGTTCTCCCGCCTGAGCTGCTCTATAGTTTTTCTCAGGGTCGCCTCTTCTTCATCTTTTTCCCCATTGACCTTTTCGGCAGGACGAAGGTCTGCCTGTTGCCCATTCAACGAGGTCACCTTGACAGCCTGTGGGATCAACCTTACGGCTTTCAACAGCTTAGGGGAGAGATGGTCAGACAATGAGCTCCTCCTCTCCACCGCGGGATATTATGATCTCTCCGGCCTCCTCGAGCGCTCTGACCACGTTTACGACCTTCTGTTGCGCCTCTTCCACGTCTCTCACGCGCACCGGCCCCATGTACTCCATGTCCTCCCTGAGCATCTCAGCAGCACGATGAGACATATTCTTGAAAAACTTCTGGCGCAATTCCTCGGATGCACCTTTG
Proteins encoded in this region:
- a CDS encoding flagellar FlbD family protein, encoding MIELTRLNGEAFVLNAELIETIAASPDTVITLVNGHRYVVKESVDTVTEKVIQYKRKTKAF
- a CDS encoding flagellar hook protein FlgE codes for the protein MLRSLQSGVSGVKGHQTMLDVVGNNISNVNSVGFKKSRVTFQDLLYQNMRGATAPADNMGGTNPMQIGLGVSVAAIETIQTQGPPQYTGNRTDLAIQGDGYFIVGSGEGTFYTRAGNFVLDGSGNMVQSGTGLQLMGYKMEVDPNDPTRYIAGTDLQGINIPVGQKLEAMATTLVGFRCNLDSRVGSYLPFGFEGENITFNPVINGQEVHISFAEGDTEAGFINVTFETDSPLPFSLPIELIGVDSDGPVFADTTPMTITIGGANYTVTFMGADNLLTITNSDNNVVWQADLSNYFNFATFAAKDNNETSFNFIAEFDPPGDVLHLWGYDGTNLVHYYYDVTMDEEGKFESIALNPHSDDPNDTTNPFYFSFSPSVSSGGYAITFEDPSQPTSEQILLTLSQQLDSTHSAKLDIYDSLGNPHTLEVKWSKIGPNQWSWMAYFPNEPGLSGSSGVISFGPDGKVSGGGTVSMNVDFGAYGADVSTIKLDFSGESLGKDLVDGVTQYGSGFTTKAYYQDGYPMGVLQDFSVGQDGTIVGSYSNGRNKTLYSLPVALFANPQGLVKKGETLFSVSPNSGLPEIVNPQEGGAGSILGGTLEMANVDLTEEFVNLIMAQRGFQANARVITTSDQVLEELMNIKR
- the flgD gene encoding flagellar hook assembly protein FlgD; translation: MTVTGIGTTTEVYGTAQSREIKTELDKDSFLRILITQLTNQDPLEPMKDTEFIAQMAQFSELEQMMNISKQMDNLTMLSLLSSSGLVGRTVSFFDETGEEISSRVLSVRFGNGNMMLELASGERIPLGAILSIS
- a CDS encoding flagellar hook-length control protein FliK, whose amino-acid sequence is MLNFIGLLSLPDRISSESGAKRQLGGDSRKETSFLAILQCALGLDEANTSQAQSFAVLSGNLPPVFSSHGVEAEAGGAESTEGTSEAPSPETLCEEDVAETDINPLLSLQVEGGAPFLASHLLADGGAVVSEKRCDGIPVERAQEPAPLLFKDAAVNSNDTKDILFVSELSEGLKKDGFVETDEVETDGNGKAVFVPGGEGSKDKAGLLGDSTGGRVATDIEVGSAAGAALKKEELTQESPPQRSGSFASDEESAGLTPRHEPFEKKLGEARADLSSKAFQETFKAHKNAPVEVLGARTNDSRPDFANVNRSFTEVFPNLANRSHLPLGETTGLGRNGAFLPLFVELEGEGAEATGNGLGHAIRFIHHGNIDRAYVAVEPPEWGRIQIDLGLSKDGLEAFIRVENQELAASLRGQMEGLKTALESSGINLAHVAVEAKGGDMGRGSGDQPEERRRKKASDPHIGEDGVEGAVFQLDLDRGLLCWIA
- a CDS encoding MotE family protein translates to MAEVEGQAEQEPKEASPRPLKKKRKSRWFGLLLVFLLVLGVLFGLHASGVADLRPIIYTTVPRIPVLGGRLGKLLSVPERYALTAVERRRLELEEYEKSVIDKLKELEAQRAAIEAASQDLAAREARLRERELALQEAAQRASGSQGSTASSNDGSFEELVQIFQEINPRRGSEILTRLPKELAVRVLKALPQDQAASLLGRMDAAKAAELTEQLVKEGP
- a CDS encoding lytic transglycosylase domain-containing protein yields the protein MKPDLSNLCRVVSRIQEIEARFAPQSERLQNKRRDRAFSEALRKSEEDIAPSEEAVRRDHQDGLSRTLDGLAKRYAVDPNLVRSVIVAESGGNPSAVSPKGALGLMQLMPATASHLGVDDPFDPIQNLEGGIKYLAQLIDRYDGDVEKALAAYNAGPGAVDRHGGIPPFRETQAYVKKVLSLCAKSEVD
- the fliI gene encoding flagellar protein export ATPase FliI, which encodes MGPEVLWEAIESRLDAVDLIKVNGKVAKVVGIVMESRGPDVQIGDLCEVRFRDRRSTPLQAEVVGFREERVLLMPLGEIENVGPGCDVVAMGKPLGVRVGPHLLGRVLDGLGRPIDDKGPVMAANYCPLYNHPPHPLRRQPVLEPLPVGVKSIDGLLSIGRGQRIGIFSGSGVGKSTLLGMMARNAAVDVNVIALVGERGREVREFLERDLGVEGLKRSVVVVSTSDQPPLLRLKGALTSTAIAEYFRDRGAHVLLLMDSVTRVALAQRDVGLAIGEPPATRGYTPSVFAFLPKLLERAGAGERGSITGIYTVLVEGDDMNEPVADTVRSILDGHIVLSRSLAAKNHYPAVDVLRSVSRVMPNIVSEEHLEAANRVREALAIYEEAEDLITIGAYRSGSNPKVDWAISCIDEINNFLRQPVEGRYSFDETKKLLLKLALRS
- a CDS encoding FliH/SctL family protein, giving the protein MSDHLSPKLLKAVRLIPQAVKVTSLNGQQADLRPAEKVNGEKDEEEATLRKTIEQLRRENAALKTELDGEKKKLEAERRDMTLKISQEAEKLKEKALREGYEEGYRRGAEQGKIEAIEAVREENIKKISSLVGLLESVHEELKKSLDVLLIANEAKLVRLWEKILSRLLFQGVSLDEGVVLRVLREILARASDKERILVYLNPSDLTYAESHSDELAELLRGVKHLEFIPDDNVDRGSCVVETNLGVYDARWRTQLEQISQELDKVLLEGRAFNGS